The Elusimicrobiota bacterium region CGGCGCGCTCGCGACCATCCGCGACCTCCAGGACCAGAACGCCGTCCTGAAGGGCCAGGTGCAGGACGATTCGTCCAAGCGCAAGGCCCTCGAGAGCCGCATCGCCGAGATGGACGCGCGCCTGGCCGAGTGGCAGGAGCAGGCCCAGAAGTGGGAGCGGGAGGCCGGCCAGCGCGAGCAGATGATGCAGCGCTGGAAGACCGAGGCCCGCATGGAGGTCCGCGCCGAGGAGCGCGCGCGCGTCGACGCCGACCAGGCCCGGACCGAGGAGACCTTGGCCCGCCTGCGCGCCGACCTCGTCTCGATGTCCAAGGCGATCAAGGGCAAGGAGGAGGCGTGGGGCGAGCTGCGCCGCATGCTCGACCTGCGCGACGCCGACATCATCGGCCTCAAGCGCGAGAAGCAGGACATCCTCGCGAAGGTGAAGCTCGACGCCGAGCAGCTCGAGATGCTGCGCGACGCGCGGGACCGCGAGATGACCGCGGCCAACCGCCAGCGCGAGCTCGAGATCGCCGACAACGACCGCGAGATCGCCGCCCTCAAGCGCGAGCTCGCCGAGAACAAGATGGCTTTGGCCGCGCTCGCCCAGGACCGCGAGCTCGGCGTCAAGACGCGAGAGGAGGAGCTCGTCAAGGCGTTCCAGCTCAAGGAGGCCGACCTCGTCGCGCGCTATCAGAAGCGCGAGGCCGAGCTCCAGGCCCGCTGGTCCGAGCTCGAGACCGGCCTTTGGGCGAAGACGAAGGAGAGCCGCGCGAAGCTCGACGAGGCCGTGCAGAAGCAGTTCGAGGAGCGCGCCCGCGCGATCGCCGACCGCGCCGCCGAGGTCGAGGCCCTGCTCGCCCGCCGGACGCGCGAGCTCAACGACGACCACGAGAAGCGCTGCGCCGAGGCAGAGGCCCACTACGCGGCCGACGAGCGCCGCCTGCTGGCCTCGTGGGCCGAGAAGGAGCGGCGCCTGATCGTCAAGCTCGACGAGCAGCTCGTCGCGGAGCACGCCTCGATGCAGGCCGCCTGGGCCGACCGCAGCAAGCTGCTCGACGCCGAGCACGCCGAGCGCCTGCGCCAGGTCGCCGCGAAGATCGAGGAGCTCGAGGCGACGGGGCGCCGCGACCGCTCGCGCCTGCTCGAGGAAGGCGCGCGCAAGGATGCCGAGCGCGTGCGCGCGCAGGACGACTTCGTCGCGCGCAAGGACGCCGAGCTCGAGAAGGCCCACCAGGAGAAGCTGATCATCCTGGCCGAGCGCGCCCGGGCGCTGGAGGAGGAGGCCAAGCGCCGCGAGGAGGCCCGGCAGAACGAATACCTGTCGCGCGTCGCCGCGCTCGAGGCCCAGCACGAGCTGCGCCGCGGCGAGCTGCTCGAGGAGCACCGCAAGACGGTCGAGGCGGAGAAGTTCTCGCTGTCGGCGCAGTACGACCAGCGCCAGCGCGGCCTCGACGAGTCCTACCGCGCCAAGGTCGCCGAGACGGAGCGCGCCGCCCGCGCGCTGGCCGACCAGCACCAGGCCTGGAAGGAGGCGCTGCGCGAGGAGTACCTGCTCAAGGAGAAGGACCTCGACGCCCGCTGGGCCCTGCGCGAGGGGGAGTTCGTCAGCCGCTACGAGACCGCGCTCGAGGACCAGCGCCGCGCGTTCACGGCCGAGGCCCTGGAGGCGCGCGCGCGCCTGGAGAAGCAGCGCGCCCGCATCGAGGGCGAGTCGCTCGCGCGCGAGCAGCACCACCGCGCCGAGAGCGACCGCCGCGAGGCCGAGGCGCTCGCCCGCCACTACCGCGAGCAGAGCGAGCGCCAGGCCGCCCACGAGGCGCGCCTCTCCGAGCTGCGCCTCGCCCACGACGAGGCCCTGCGCGTGGTGCGAGAGAAGGCCTTCGAGGACCTGGCGCGCGAGCGCGCCGGCCTCCAGCAGGACCTCGCCGGCCTCCAGGAGCGGCTCGCGCAGGCGCAGTCGGAGAACGACCGCGCCCGCATCGTCGACGCCTCGCGCGCCAAGGAGCTCCAGTCGAGGATCGGCGCCCTCGAGGCCGACCGCGCCGCGCTGACCCGCTCGCTGTCGGCCGTCGAGCTCGAGGCCGCGTCGCTGCGCGACGCGATCGCCGAGCGCGACCGCATGCGCGACGTCGAGCGCACGCGGCTGGCCGAGGAGGCGAAGCTGATCGCGGCCGCGGGCCTCGCCCGCGCCCTCGAGGAGGCCGAGCGCGAGCGCGCGAAGGCCCTCGACGAGCGCCGCGTCGAGCTCGAGAAGGCGCACGCCTCGCGGGGCCGCGCGCTGGAAGGCGCCCTCTCCGAGCGCGCCCGCGTGCTGGACGACAAGGAGCGCCGCCTCGAGGACGAGGCCCTGCGCCTCGAGGAAGCCCGCGCCGCCGCCGAAGCCGCCCGTCTGAAAAAGCCCACTTGACGGCGGGGGGGACCCGATGTATACTCGGCGAGCCGGCGATAAAAGTCGGCGCACCGAGACTTAATTTGAGAGGGCGAAACACCATGGGTAGAGATAACGACGGGCTTGGCGGGGCTTTGCTGTTCGTGACCGGCGCCGCGGTCGGCGCCGCTTTGGGCGTGCTGTTCGCGCCGCGCTCGGGCAACGAGACCCGGGAGCAGTTGGCGGACTGGCTCAAGGAGCGCCGCGAGAAGGGCGCGGACCTTCTGCACACCGTGAAGGACGAGTCGCTCGCGAAGAAGGAAGCCATCGTCGCCGCCGCCAAGGCCGCGAAGCAGGCCTACGTCGACACCAACTCCAAGCATCACGAGCACGCCTAAGAGAACGGCGGTCTCGAAGAAGTCGAGGGCTCCCCGCGAGGGGGGCCCTCGCTATTTCGGGCGAGCCCTGCGCACGACGCCGGCCTTCTCGACGAAGCGCAGGTAGGGCAGGCCGCCGACGGCGGTCCCCGCGTCGATGACGAGCGTCTCGCCGGCCGCGTAGGTCGTCTGCGGCGCGCACAGGAAGAGCACGGCGTTGGCGACGTCCTCCTCGGTCCCGAACTTCCGGTTGGGGACGCCCTCGAGAAGGGCCTCGCGCATCCAGGGCTCCGGCCACAGGCGCTCGCGGGACTGCTCCGTGTCGATGAGCCCCGGGCAGACGGCGTTGACGCGCACGCCGCGGCCGATCCACTCGACGCCGAGCGTCTTCGTCATCGCCTGCACGCCGGCCTTGGCCGCGGCCGACGGAAGGAAGCCCGGGGCGCCTGTCCACGCGTACGTCGCGAGCAGGCTCACGATCGCGCCCTCGCCGCGGGGCAGCATGCGCCGGCCGGCCTCGATCGCGCAGTTGAAGCTGCCGTGCAGGACGATGTCGACGACCTTGCGAAAGCGCACCGAGGTCAGCATCTCGCTCGGCCGCACGAAGTTGGCCGCCGCGCCGTTGACCAGTATGGAGACGGGGCCGAGCTCGGCCTCGACCCTGTCGAACAGCGCCGCGACGGCCTTGGCGTCGGACACGTCGGTCGCGACGCCGATCGCCCGGCGGCCGGTGGCCTTGCATATCTCGGCGGCCGCCGCCTCCAGCCGCTCCCCGTCGCGCGCGGCGAGGGCCACGTCGGCGCCGTGCTCGGCGAAGGCCAGCGCGACGGCCTTGCCGATGCCCGTGCCGCCGCCCGTCACGACCGCGATCTTCCCGGCGAGCAGATTCTTCTCGTACATCAGTCCTCCCAGCGGGGGCGGCGCTTGTCGCGCATCGCCGCCATGCCCTCGCGCGCCTCGGCCCCCCCGATGAGGACGCCGAACTCCGCCAGCGAGCGGCTCCACAGCGCCTCGTCGAGGAACGGAGCGTTGAGGCCCTTCTTGAGCGAGGCGAAGGCCGCGGGGGCGGACTTCGCGAGGCGCTTGGCCAGCGCGAGCGCGCGCTCCGCCACCTCGGCCTCGGGCACGACCTCGTCGACGAGGCCGGCCGCCAGCGCCTCGGCGGCGCGCAGCGTCTTGCCGCGCAGGACCATCTCCTTGACCACGCGCTGGTCGTTGGCCAGCGCGGACAGGCGCGTCGCCAGCGCGGGCGTGGGCGTCAGGCCGAGGCGGATCTCGGAGAGCGCGGCCTTCCCGGACTCCTCCGCCATCACGCGCCAGTCGCAGCCCATCGCGACGATCCAGCCGCCGAGGATGGCGGCCCCGCT contains the following coding sequences:
- a CDS encoding YtxH domain-containing protein; protein product: MGRDNDGLGGALLFVTGAAVGAALGVLFAPRSGNETREQLADWLKERREKGADLLHTVKDESLAKKEAIVAAAKAAKQAYVDTNSKHHEHA
- a CDS encoding SDR family oxidoreductase, with the protein product MYEKNLLAGKIAVVTGGGTGIGKAVALAFAEHGADVALAARDGERLEAAAAEICKATGRRAIGVATDVSDAKAVAALFDRVEAELGPVSILVNGAAANFVRPSEMLTSVRFRKVVDIVLHGSFNCAIEAGRRMLPRGEGAIVSLLATYAWTGAPGFLPSAAAKAGVQAMTKTLGVEWIGRGVRVNAVCPGLIDTEQSRERLWPEPWMREALLEGVPNRKFGTEEDVANAVLFLCAPQTTYAAGETLVIDAGTAVGGLPYLRFVEKAGVVRRARPK
- a CDS encoding enoyl-CoA hydratase/isomerase family protein; its protein translation is MTLAVRDEGSVRVLTLTRPPGNTLGLSVLAELRAGIEAAAADPKVRALVLASGLPKYFSSGLDLGEITALPEDQRPRAFESLLGCYRALLLAPKPVVGSLSGAAILGGWIVAMGCDWRVMAEESGKAALSEIRLGLTPTPALATRLSALANDQRVVKEMVLRGKTLRAAEALAAGLVDEVVPEAEVAERALALAKRLAKSAPAAFASLKKGLNAPFLDEALWSRSLAEFGVLIGGAEAREGMAAMRDKRRPRWED